One region of Oryza glaberrima chromosome 7, OglaRS2, whole genome shotgun sequence genomic DNA includes:
- the LOC127780517 gene encoding heavy metal-associated isoprenylated plant protein 7-like: MAKWRSWMPATRAGGSGGGANDGGGDGEDKKKSGEVAEAVISVPVHCDGCARKLRRSVQRLDGVEEVTVDCRTNTVIVRGPKAAVDPAGIVEVVDRRTGKKALLLSSLPSANLKPPLSPEKRSSETAKKDAAEQDMGKEMSEEDMEMVVVMRIDLHCEACCEEIKRRILKIKGVEEVTPHMKSSQVMVRGKVEPATLVGLIHKWTGRRAAIFRAEPQHPLPPPSESPPKVDDDNEPPKVAGSTEPAEEETKQGGDPSPSDDAQEKKEGEEADQMKDQKEEPEEKEKKEEPDEKNEGGEADDLKPLTEDDASYNGVAEESHSTKDHLFRVALPRSAVAVAPPESEKMAMNSLCYSYYYYPAYPYPCHQYYQYPQQNIYAAGNYPAMYAYYPHHVPEDFSDANPNVCTVM, from the exons ATGGCCAAG TGGAGGTCGTGGATGCCGGCGACGCGAGCGGGTGGTTCCGGTGGCGGCGCTAACGACGGCGGAGGGGATGGAGAAGACAAGAAGAAGAGCGGtgaggtggcggaggcggtgaTCAGCGTGCCGGTGCACTGCGACGGCTGCGCCCGGAAGCTGCGCCGCTCGGTGCAGCGTCttgatg GTGTGGAGGAGGTGACCGTGGATTGCCGGACCAACACGGTGATCGTGAGGGGCCCCAAGGCAGCGGTGGACCCGGCTGGGATTGTGGAGGTCGTGGACAGGAGGACCGGGAAGAAGGCCCTGCTTTTGAGCTCGTTGCCGTCGGCCAATCTGAAGCCACCGCTGTCACCGGAGAAGAGGAGTTCTGAGACGGCGAAGAAAGATGCTGCAGAGCAGGACATGGGCAAAGAGATGTCAGAAGAGGACATG GAAATGGTAGTGGTGATGAGGATAGACCTGCACTGTGAGGCATGCTGCGAGGAGATCAAACGGAGGATACTCAAGATTAAAG GAGTGGAGGAAGTTACGCCGCATATGAAATCGTCCCAGGTGATGGTGAGAGGAAAGGTTGAGCCAGCAACCCTAGTAGGGCTCATCCACAAGTGGACAGGAAGGAGAGCCGCCATTTTCAGGGCAGAACCACAGCATCCGCTGCCCCCACCATCTGAGTCTCCGCCAAAGGTCGACGATGACAACGAGCCTCCAAAGGTAGCCGGAAGTACTGAGCCGGCCGAGGAGGAGACAAAGCAAGGAGGAGACCCATCACCATCAGACGATGCGCAGGAgaagaaggaaggggaggaagcaGATCAGATGAAGGATCAGAAAGAAGAGccggaagagaaggagaagaaggaagaaccAGATGAGAAGAACGAAGGAGGCGAAGCTGATGACCTGAAGCCCCTAACGGAGGACGACGCAAGCTACAATGGCGTCGCGGAGGAGAGCCACAGCACGAAGGATCACCTGTTCAGAGTTGCTCTCCCGAGATCAGCTGTCGCGGTTGCGCCGCCGGAGAGTGAGAAGATGGCCATGAACAGCCTCTGCtacagctactactactacccgGCATATCCGTATCCGTGTCATCAGTATTATCAATATCCGCAGCAGAACATATACGCCGCTGGTAATTATCCTGCAATGTATGCGTACTATCCACATCATGTGCCAGAGGACTTCAGTGACGCGAACCCAAATGTATGTACCGTCATGTAG